The DNA segment GAAATCTCAGAATTTTCAGAAACAGTGTTATTATCCGAATCATCCGTGATAAGTACGCCATTCCAGGTGTTATTCTTAATCACATTATGAGTCACATGGTTATCATCAGAAGAACCCTGCAGCACAACACCCTCCTGATTGTTAGACACTACGTTGGAATCAACAGTATTCCCAGTACCATTACGCACCAACACACCAACCCAACCATTAGAATCAGCAGTGTTATTGTGAACATTGCTTTGATCTGCGTTTATTAACTGTATTCCCACAACATTGCCAGTTGCGGTGTTGTTTATAATGTTTACATTGTTAGCAGAGTCAACACTTATTCCTGCTGCCCCGGTTGCGTTAGCAACTGTGAATCCGGTTATGGTGGTTCCAGATGCATCTGAACCAGTGACGCTGATTATGGAAGAAGTTCCAGTACCTTTCAAAACAGCACCGTTACTCACCAGGTTAAGTGTATGGGTGATGCTCAGTGCCATGTTGCTGTAAGTTCCATTGAGGAAGGTTATGGTGTCTCCAACCATTGCGCTATCAATTATGGACTGGATATAGGTGTTGTTCATGGTTGAAGCTACAATGAAGTTTTGAGAGTTGCTTAAATTGTTGCTGTCTCCTACAATGAGGTCACCATTTTTCTGGAAGTTCTTAGTGTACTGTACGTTGAATCCGTTACTCTGTATGTTGTTATTCTGTAAGTTTATGTAAGTAGATGGAGATTCAAAGACAATACCCAGCTGACCTGCATTGGTTATGTTGTTGCCAGTAATGTTGGCGTTGACATTAGCAGTTCCCATTTTCTGGACGAAATCCATGGACATGTTGCTGGCGTTGTTGATGGAGTTACCTGAGATAAGTCCATTGAAGTATCCTCCTATCCACATTCCAAATATGGAGTTGTCTACAATGTTGTTGGTAATGTAATTGTAAACTGGGGTTGTGTCATGGTTCATGATAGAAATACCATCACCATATCGGCGAGTCATATTATTTACAACGTTAGAGTCAATGGTGTAGTTTAAAACAGTTCCAGCAAGGTTTATTCCATCTCCACCATTACTGATAGTGTTGTTCTGTATAAATGCATTGTAGACAGAGCCTCCACTGATACCTACTGATGTTGACTTGTACATGTCAATGTTGTTGTTTGTAATGCTCAAACCGGATCCACTAATGGATAATCCACCAGTACTGTTTACTATCCTGTTACCATCAATCAGTACATTATTTCTGGCGGTTAAATTACCAGAATCAGAAATGTAGATGGCAAAGTCAGTGTTGTTGTAGATTCCGTTTGATTTTATGGACGAACTATTCACGTTGTTTAGGTAAATGGCTTGTTTGGTGTTGTTTAAGGTGTTGTTTGCAATGTTTATACCATTGGTGTTGGTAGCATTGATACCGTAACCTTTTCCATTGCCATTAATGGTGAAACCGGTGATGTTGGTTCCAGTAGCATCAGATCCGCTTACAGTGAAGACTGTAGAATTACCGTTACTGTTCAGGATAGCTCCACTGCTTACCACATTCAGGGCGTATGATATAGACAGGGAAATGTTATTGTACACTCCAGACAGGAAGGTTATGGTGTCTCCAAGGTTAGCTCCATCAATGATAGATTGAATGTAGTCATTGGTCATGGATGAGTTTACTATGAAGTTTTGAGGATTATTCAAAACATTATTCTCCATGATAACCACACCATTATTCATATAGTTCTGGGTGTACTGGATACTGTAACCTTTACTCTGGATGTTGTTACCAGAGAAGTTCAAGTACTGAACATTTGGGTTTTCCATGGAAATACCAATAGATGAGCTATTAATGGTGTTATTGGTAAATGTAGCGTTTAATAAACCATTATTAGCAGCAGATTTACCTACTATCTGAACACCATATATTGAACTATTCAGTAATGTATTACCCGATACATTACCCTGGAAATTTCCACCAATAAATAAGGGCATACTGGTTAGGTCCACTTACGTAGTTGTTAGTGATAGAGCTTGAAGTATCGGTTTCACGACCAGCTGCATCAGTGGCGTGGTTTACTACCGAAATACCCGTCCCTATTTGCAGTTATAGTGTTGTTATTAATGGTGTTGTTTTTAGTCCATTGGGCTATATTAACTCCATCTTTAACAATTGAAGATGGTGTTATTTGCCATAAGACTGCTGAATACATTCATACCATTAAATTCCATACCCGTTGGAGTTGTTACCTATTATATTGTTGGTCACACTAACTCCAGAAGTACCACCAATTCTAACACCGAGGGTATTGAGTATTACGTTGTTGTCAATTACCACGTTGTTTTTTATTGACATAGTTGGTATAATTCATAACCACAATTCACGTCAACACCATAATTAACGGCGTTACTGATTTTACTATTTCGAAACTGAACTTCCGTTTCACGTTGCTGAAAAGAACCGCCATTATTGGTGTTCTGGATGGTATCGTTCACCACGTTTATATTATTGGTGTTGGATGCACTGATACCATTACCTTTACCACCAGTGCTGTTTGTGTTACTGATAGTGAAAATTGGTCACGTTGGTTCCAGCAGCGTTATTCCCGGTAATACTGATTACTGGAGAAGATCCTGTGCCCATTAAGGTTGCTCCCTGGCTTATCAGATTCACAGCCTGAGTAATGGTCAATGCAATGTTACTGTAGACACCTCCCAAAAAGGTAATGGTGTCCCCAATACCGGCACTGTCAATGATGCTTTGGATTTGATCATTGGTCATGCTTGAATTAACAGAAAGTACTGGCAGCGGCTACTGGTTCAGAAAAAGCAGCACCCATTTGAAATGGTTAATAAAAACCATTACAAGAGCCAACATTCCTATTTTTGATCTTTTTAATTTTAATTCCTCCTTTTACTTGTTTTAACCATCTCCTAAGGAGTGGAAATATTATGCTTGCACTTCGAGCCCCTATCATGAGCATACAATTCACTCGGGATGATACGGGAAGAATTATGAGTTAAACATGGCGAAAAAAATTAACACCAGTAAAACAGTAATTTAGTCGATTATGTATCGAAATGCATTATACTATGATTCGAATTAGGAATTATATATAAATTTCGAAACAATAAATGCAATAATAACAATTTAAATAAAAATAATCTTAAATATCCGTTTATATAAAAAAAAAATGATATAATTATTGTTAAAATAAATTAAAATCAGTAATTAACGATTATAAAATTAAAAATTAGGGTGAAATATTGAAATGTAGTTTTTAACATTTCGTTTTAATCAATTAAATTTCCCAATGAAAGGAGATTGCAAAATTAAATACTAAATAATGGATGAAAATGGACATCAATTTACCAATAAAAAAGAAATAAAAAGTAAAATAAAGATAGAACAGCTATTTTCTGGATTTTTCAATCATGGCCATTATATCCTTGCGATAATAGACTAATATTACCACGATAATGAGCAGGATAATGGCAATTATTCCCCAGAACTGCGGATTTTTCTTTACTTCATCGGTGATTAGTTCCTGAACTTTTTTTAGCTGGGAAACCTAAAGCACCCAATGCGCCCTGACTGGAACTTCCTGCTGCAGATGCAGCTACAGCAGCACCTAAAGCTGAAGAACCAGAGGATGCCCCCACTACCAGAACTACCACCAGAACCTCCACCAGAACCCGCTGTGGCAACTCCCTGAATCACCCTCCATCAACCACCACCATTGGTATTAGATGGATTATCATCATAGTGATAGGTTTTAGGATCATTAGATTCGGTAGATAAATGGGGGAAAGTTTTTAGATAAAGAATTTGCAGTTGCTTTCTGGTCTAATAATGTAGCAATAACCTGATAAGATAAATCATTTGAAGGAATGCTCAGAGGGCTTCCTATGGAAGTACGTTGTGAAAAAAGGACCTGCAAGAACATCTGCGGTAAGAGGTAGTAGTTTATTACTGATTGAATTTCCTTGACCTGTCCACAACATCTACTATAAAAAGATTTGGCCCAATTATATTTATTACCAGTTTTCCATCCTCGGTACGGGCTTTACAACAAAAATGTGTAACATCACCATTAGCACTGGCCACTGGGTCATTCCCATAAAAGTTAATCTCCCCCATACAAATTTAAAACCAATTGGAGCTAGTGTAATATTAGCATCATGGGGCATCCACATACCTGCCCTGCGTAGCATAAATTATATTGTACTGTACTGTTTCGTTACCAGTTTGATTGTTTACCTCACTTTGATAGTCCCTACCAAAGGTGATTCCATTTCCAGAATTTTCAATATTTTGATCGAATCTCTCTACACTGCCGGTTATGAGGTTACTTTCAACGGTTATGTTCGTACCATTGGAATAATCCATCTGAAACCCCGTTGGCATTCCCTATAATGTAGTTCCAGGTCACAGCAACATTCTGTAATTTTCCACTTAATAAGACCCCTTCACCGTAGTTATCAATGATGTTGTTATGGTCAATTAGAACATCCGATGTAAAAGGACCATTACCCCGGATAGTTACTCCCCTGACAGTTATAATTTATATCACTATTAACCACTTGTACATGGGTCTGAATTTAAAATATACACCCCGCCCCTCATCACAGTACAGGCCAGTAGCACTGACAGTGCTGTTATCCCCATTGCAAATAATTACTGAGTTATTAACCGTGGTGTTAGAAGAATTGTAAATGAAAATTCCTATTTTTGCATTGCCTGAAATGAGATTTGCAAAAATTTGAGTATTATTACTGCTGGAAACATTTATTCCAGTGGAGGAATTTATGAGTTGATTATAGTAAATCTGAGTGTTAGAGCTATTGTTTACCAGGATTGCTGATCCACCGGTTGAACTGACGCTGTTATCATAAATGGTGGCATTATTGGTGTTATTTACGAGTATT comes from the uncultured Methanobacterium sp. genome and includes:
- a CDS encoding right-handed parallel beta-helix repeat-containing protein gives rise to the protein MPLFIGGNFQGNVSGNTLLNSSIYGVQIVGKSAANNGLLNATFTNNTINSSSIGISMENPNVQYLNFSGNNIQSKGYSIQYTQNYMNNGVVIMENNVLNNPQNFIVNSSMTNDYIQSIIDGANLGDTITFLSGVYNNISLSISYALNVVSSGAILNSNGNSTVFTVSGSDATGTNITGFTINGNGKGYGINATNTNGINIANNTLNNTKQAIYLNNVNSSSIKSNGIYNNTDFAIYISDSGNLTARNNVLIDGNRIVNSTGGLSISGSGLSITNNNIDMYKSTSVGISGGSVYNAFIQNNTISNGGDGINLAGTVLNYTIDSNVVNNMTRRYGDGISIMNHDTTPVYNYITNNIVDNSIFGMWIGGYFNGLISGNSINNASNMSMDFVQKMGTANVNANITGNNITNAGQLGIVFESPSTYINLQNNNIQSNGFNVQYTKNFQKNGDLIVGDSNNLSNSQNFIVASTMNNTYIQSIIDSAMVGDTITFLNGTYSNMALSITHTLNLVSNGAVLKGTGTSSIISVTGSDASGTTITGFTVANATGAAGISVDSANNVNIINNTATGNVVGIQLINADQSNVHNNTADSNGWVGVLVRNGTGNTVDSNVVSNNQEGVVLQGSSDDNHVTHNVIKNNTWNGVLITDDSDNNTVSENSEISGNNIGVSVSGSSGNTIEGNNVTENHWAGVAAYNSSKNTVKDNKISNNQEGVVLQGSSDENNVTGNTIKNNTWNGVLIPDATSTGNQVVNNTEISGNDVGVKMYYSNGNTVQGNNVSGNSWAGIWLYNTTNTAVNGNTVSNNQEGIVLQNNANNNNITGNIVRNNTWNGILIPDATCNNNTISQNVEISGNNVGIDLFYAIGNFVQGNNVTMNKWAGIWVYNGVNNTITNGNTVSANPEGIFIENSSNITVSGNTLVNNLRNGVYISNSSLVQVIGNGNISGNQVGVGIAGSSSDVRVENNIITGNSWLGVWANNAHNSTVSGNTISGSQEGVLIENGAYGITVSQNTIQNNTAHGIIIIGADNNNIENNTEISGNNIGILLQNANGNNITSNLVNKNTWMGVCLLDTSRGNQILSNNITENPIGVRVDTDSSSNVVNNNSITNSNQYGLTYAGTNNTLNATNNWWGSNDNPSAQIQGNVNYTPWTTH